GGTAAGGAATATAGGTTTGTTTGGGTCATTTGTTAAAGAACGTCAGAAAGACAACAGCGACCTTGATTTTGTAGTTGAGTTTAGAAAAGGACAGAAAAATTATGATAACTATATAGAACTCAAGTTCTTTCTAGAAGAATTATTTGATAAAGAAATTGATTTAGTTACGTCTGAATCAATAAAACCTGAATTAAAGGCAGAGATAATGGAGAGTGTTGAATATGCGTGATTACAGAGTTTATTTACAAGATATCTTGAAATGTATTGAAAAAATAGAAAGCTATGTGAACAATATAACTTACGAAGCTTTTAGTTCAAAC
The sequence above is drawn from the Natranaerobius trueperi genome and encodes:
- a CDS encoding nucleotidyltransferase family protein — protein: MDKKKILITLQNNKDKLQKLGVRNIGLFGSFVKERQKDNSDLDFVVEFRKGQKNYDNYIELKFFLEELFDKEIDLVTSESIKPELKAEIMESVEYA